In the genome of Bosea sp. ANAM02, the window GGAAGGCTCGAACTCGGTGGTGATCAGGCGTCCCCCGCCATTGTCGCGCAGGGCGGCGGCGAGATGCAGGGTCGAGATGCCGAAGGACGTGCCGAATTCGATGATCGTCCGGGCCCGGCTGCTCCGGGCGAGCATGTAGAGCAGCATGCCGGTCTCCCGCGAGACCGAAAGCCAGAGATCCTTCAGGCGACCATAGAGATCGAGATACTCGGTCTTGCTGCGCATCAGGCGCTCGCGCTCATCGCGGGAGAAGCCGGCGAATGCCGAGCTCGGAGCTACATCCGCCTGCGCGAACAGATGGTCGAGAAGAGGCGCCAGCGGCGCATCTGTCAGGGTCGTCATGGAAGGCTCCGAGGGAAAAAGGGTTGCTGCTTGTCTCGGAGCCGAAAATACGAATAATTCGTCGCGTTTTCTATTCGCATTGCCGGAGCGCGTCATGGCCGAGCGGCCAACATCCCGAATTTCCTCACGAAAAGCGCCGAAGCAAGCCCGCTCGACGGAGCTTGTTTCAGCGATTCTGGAGGCTGCTGTTCACGTTCTGGCGCAGGAGGGCGCGCAGCGCTTCACAACCGCCCGCGTAGCGGAGAAGGCGGGCGTCAGCGTCGGCTCCCTTTATCAATACTTCCCCAATAAGGCGGCGATCCTCTTCCGACTGCAGAGCGACGAGTGGCGGCAGACGCACGAGATGCTCACCAACATTCTCGGCGATGCTGCGAAGCCTCCGCTCACCAGGCTTCGCGACCTGGTTCACGCCTTTATCCGTTCCGAGTGCGAAGAGGCCGCTGTGCGAGGAGCGCTCGATGATGCAGCCCCACTTTACCGCGACGCACCCGAGGCGAAGGAGGCTCGTGCCGCAGGCGCGCGCCTGTTCAAGAGGTTCATGGAGGAGGCATTGCCGGTTGCCTCAGCCAGCGAGCGCGCACTGGCTGGAAATCTGATCATCACAACCATGAGCGCGGTCGGCAAGGAATTTTCGGAATTACCGAGGACCGACGCCGAGATTCAGGTGTATGCTGACGGCCTCGCCGATATGTTCTGCGCCTATCTCGGCGCCAACTAAACGCCTAGAAGAAGAGTTCAGCGAAGAACAGCGGAACAGCAATCCCTCTCTTCCACTAGAGCCGCTCCGGGCGCAATGCGCCAATTGCGGACGTTCGAGCCTCGCAGGAAGTGGACATTGCTAAGGCAGGGGTGTTCCTGACGGCTCCCGGCCAAATCCGTCCCCTGTCTAATAATACAATTGCGTTATACTGCGAATAACGAGATGTGCTAATAATTACTCTTCCAGCGAATTGAGGACAGCCTTTGCCGCGGCAAGGCCAGTTTGAAGAGCACCATGCGCGGTCGAGAAATCCTGTATCGAGCAGGCCTCGCCAGCGAAAAAGAGCCGGCCGTCGACAGCCCGGGTAAGCACCGCCCGCGCCTCCGCATGGCCCGGCAGCGCATGGCTGTAGGATCCTCGGACAAAAGAGGCTCGGCCCCAACGCGATTGCGCGATCGGCTCCAACCGGCGCGTGATCCCGGAGCCGAACAGCCGGGCCAGTTCGTCCTTCGCAAATTCGGTGAAGGCGTCTCCGTCGGCTTCCAACTCGCGCGCGGCCTCGCCGCCGACGAAGCACTCGATCAGGGGCCGGCCGAAAGGCCGCAGATGATAGGTCGCCGTTCGTTTCGAGGCAGGATTGCCCAGCACCTGCGTATCAGGCTCGAAGCCGTCGCAATCGGACAGCTTGAAGATGATCTTGTCCGCCAGCCCTAGCGGCAGCGCGGCGGCCGCGTGGATATGGTCCGCGGTACGCGGCGGCAGGCGGATCGCGCCCGAGGCCAGCACATCGGTCGGGACCGTGACAATGACGCGCTTTGCCTCGATCCCGCCGCCCGCGCTGGTCAGCCGCAAACCGTGCCCCGATGCGTCGATGCCGGTGATCGCCGTATTCAACGCGACCGGCACGTCCTTCGCCGCTGCGGCAACAAGGCTGCCATAGCCCTCGCTCACGCGCCAGTTCACCCCGGTCTCGGCATCGGCATAGGCGAGATAGTCGCGGATCGAGAGCTGCTCCAGCTCCGTGCCGTTGATATAGGTGCTGAGCGCTTCCAGATAAGGCGTCCAGCGATCCCCGGGGTCGAGCAGGTCGGAGGCGCGGTCGCTTGCGGAAGGCGCCTCGCGCAGGCGTTGCTCGAAGCGGGCGAAGGCCGTGCGGGCCGCCTGCTGATCGCCAGCAGGGAAACCGAGATCGCGGAACTGGACGCCCCATGGCGGCGCCGTGCGGTCGATATGGAAGCCGAGCTGCGGTGCAAGCGCGGCCCAGCCGTTGCGATCCGCCGAATGGAGCCAGCCGCAGCCGAGGTCGAAATGCAGGCCGTCGTGGAAAGCTGTCTGCGCCCGCCCGCCGATCCTGTCCGTCGCTTCGATCAAAAGCACGTCGAGCCCGGACGCGGCGAGGTACCGGCCGGCCGCGACGCCGGCCGCTCCGGCTCCAACGATCGCGACATCGAGCGGCCTCACGCGCTGCCCTCCCGCGGGGCGGCGCCGAGTTCCAGCCAATCGAGCTCCTCCTCGAGCCGATGGAAGGCGTCGTCGCCGATGTTCCCGCTGCCTCGCAGGTCGAGTGCGGTCTTTCGCGCGACCGCGAGCGCTGTCCGCCGTAGGGCGTTATGGTCCGTGTCGAGCTGCGCAGCACGCCCGGTCTGCTCCAGCATATCGCGATATTCCTGCCGGATCGCCGCCGCAGCCGAGGCCCCCGCCCCTTCCAGCGAGCCGATCGCGGCCTCCAGCGCCGCCCTTCGCGCGAAGGCGAACTCGCGATCGACAGGGTTATCGTCGCTGATCGCGAGATGACGCAGCAGCGGCGCCAGCGTCAGCCCCTGGATCAGCAAGGTGCCGACCACGACCGTGAAGGCACAGAGCAGGATCAGGTCGCGATAGGGGAAACCGGCGGGAAGAGCGAAGGCGGCCGCGAGGGTCACGATGCCACGCATGCCGCACCAGCCGACGACGACGCTGCCCTTGGCGTTCTCAAGCGAGGCGGCTTTCGCGCCGGGGCCGGAAGGCCGGCCGGAGAACACGGAAGCGAGGCCCCTATAGGTCGCGATCCAGGTCAGCCGCACGAGAATGACCGTCGCGAGGACGGCCAGCGCGATCCAGGGGTAATTGACCTGCTGCGCAGCATCCAACCCTTCCAGGATCGGCCGCAACTGCAACCCGACCAGAACGAAGGCGAGCACCTGGAGCACGAAGACGGTGGTTTCCCAGACGGCATAGGAGGGTATGCGCAGCCGCGCGCTGGTCACGGCCGGGGCCGTGCGCGCAAGCGTGATGCCATAGACGACGACGGTGATGATCCCCGACAGATGCAGCCTTTCCGCCAGGATCCAGACACCGAAGGTCGTGATGAACTGCACGATGATGGCGCTGGGCGGGTCCTTGAACAGCGCTAGCTGGCGGACGGTGGCCCAGCCCAGGAGCGCGCCGAGAACGATGCTGCCGAAAGTGACCAGCGCGAAGGCCGGCAGTGCACTCGTCAGGCTGAAGCTGCCGGCCGCGACCGCCCCGACCGCCAGGCGGTAGATCAACAGCGCGGTCGCATCGTTTAGCAGGCTCTCGCCTTCCAGGATGACGACGACGCGGTGGGGTGGCCGCACCCTGCGCAGGATTGCCGTGGCCGCGACTGCATCGGGCGGCGCGACGATCGCCCCAAGCGCAATCGCCGCAGCCCAGGACATATCAGGCACGAACCATCGCGCCGCAATGGCGACGGCAGCCGTCGTGAGGCCGATGGCGATGAAGACTAGGCTGGAGACTGGCAGCCAACTTCGGCGCAGGTCCCGCGGCGAGCTGTCGAAGGCCGCGTCAAGCAGGATTGGCGCGACGAACAAGGCAAGGACCAACTCCGGGTCTAACGCGATGCGAGGCGCATTGGGAACCAGGGCCAAAGCCGTACCGCCGATGGCGAGAACAACCGGATAAGGGATGCCGGCTCGTCGTGACCACGCCGCGAGGATCACCGCCCCAAACATGATGGCGAGGATCGACTCGAACAATACAATAGGCATGGTTCTATCGTTCATTGCCAAGCTGTCGATGAATCGGTCGCTCGTTCAACGGAGCTCGCACTGCTCGACTTACGAGCCTTTTTCCGAAGCTATGCCGAAGGGGTCATCGTCAGGGTCATCTCTCCAGACGTACTCCGCCCGCCGGGCTGTCTCTTGGGCCGTAGGTCGGTCATAGAGATGCGCCACTAACGCGAGCGCCATGTCGGTGCCTGCCGA includes:
- a CDS encoding class I SAM-dependent methyltransferase gives rise to the protein MTTLTDAPLAPLLDHLFAQADVAPSSAFAGFSRDERERLMRSKTEYLDLYGRLKDLWLSVSRETGMLLYMLARSSRARTIIEFGTSFGISTLHLAAALRDNGGGRLITTEFEPSKVAQARKHLEAGGLADLVEIREGDALKTLAANLPEQVDLLLLDGAKSLYPEILDLIEGNLRPGSLIVADNADHSPNYLQRMRASGRGYLSAPFAEDVELSMRIG
- a CDS encoding TetR family transcriptional regulator, producing MAERPTSRISSRKAPKQARSTELVSAILEAAVHVLAQEGAQRFTTARVAEKAGVSVGSLYQYFPNKAAILFRLQSDEWRQTHEMLTNILGDAAKPPLTRLRDLVHAFIRSECEEAAVRGALDDAAPLYRDAPEAKEARAAGARLFKRFMEEALPVASASERALAGNLIITTMSAVGKEFSELPRTDAEIQVYADGLADMFCAYLGAN
- a CDS encoding NAD(P)/FAD-dependent oxidoreductase is translated as MRPLDVAIVGAGAAGVAAGRYLAASGLDVLLIEATDRIGGRAQTAFHDGLHFDLGCGWLHSADRNGWAALAPQLGFHIDRTAPPWGVQFRDLGFPAGDQQAARTAFARFEQRLREAPSASDRASDLLDPGDRWTPYLEALSTYINGTELEQLSIRDYLAYADAETGVNWRVSEGYGSLVAAAAKDVPVALNTAITGIDASGHGLRLTSAGGGIEAKRVIVTVPTDVLASGAIRLPPRTADHIHAAAALPLGLADKIIFKLSDCDGFEPDTQVLGNPASKRTATYHLRPFGRPLIECFVGGEAARELEADGDAFTEFAKDELARLFGSGITRRLEPIAQSRWGRASFVRGSYSHALPGHAEARAVLTRAVDGRLFFAGEACSIQDFSTAHGALQTGLAAAKAVLNSLEE
- a CDS encoding sodium:proton antiporter; this translates as MPIVLFESILAIMFGAVILAAWSRRAGIPYPVVLAIGGTALALVPNAPRIALDPELVLALFVAPILLDAAFDSSPRDLRRSWLPVSSLVFIAIGLTTAAVAIAARWFVPDMSWAAAIALGAIVAPPDAVAATAILRRVRPPHRVVVILEGESLLNDATALLIYRLAVGAVAAGSFSLTSALPAFALVTFGSIVLGALLGWATVRQLALFKDPPSAIIVQFITTFGVWILAERLHLSGIITVVVYGITLARTAPAVTSARLRIPSYAVWETTVFVLQVLAFVLVGLQLRPILEGLDAAQQVNYPWIALAVLATVILVRLTWIATYRGLASVFSGRPSGPGAKAASLENAKGSVVVGWCGMRGIVTLAAAFALPAGFPYRDLILLCAFTVVVGTLLIQGLTLAPLLRHLAISDDNPVDREFAFARRAALEAAIGSLEGAGASAAAAIRQEYRDMLEQTGRAAQLDTDHNALRRTALAVARKTALDLRGSGNIGDDAFHRLEEELDWLELGAAPREGSA